The Alosa alosa isolate M-15738 ecotype Scorff River chromosome 9, AALO_Geno_1.1, whole genome shotgun sequence genome includes a region encoding these proteins:
- the LOC125300959 gene encoding uncharacterized protein LOC125300959 isoform X3 translates to MPLRSRKPNQCAAAQAFFQTIHNMHMEICALVRRGHLFRVTSDGEEENARLYKRSSQLDKELFLEERAVRAAQLWVAANEARLPQLENIILLKEKELGETTCLLTNFQVSLESHHCTLEQRKEGEQAMQERNRNHRLGDVILEEESIGREEDELNTEQKDEVDTKQEAGHDEEEQTCGCSTALWQWAWRQRE, encoded by the exons ATGCCACTCCGCTCAAGAAAGCCAAATCAGTGCGCAGCTGCCCAGGCCTTTTTCCAGACGATTCACAACATGCACATGGAGATCTGCGCTCTGGTAAGAAGAGGACACTTATTCCGTGTCACGTCAGATGGG GAGGAAGAAAATGCCAGGTTGTATAAAAGGAGTTCCCAACTGGATAAAGAG ttgttTCTGGAGGAGAGAGCAGTTAGAGCAGCTCAACTCTGGGTAGCGGCGAATGAAGCTCGGCTTCCCCAACTAGAA AATATTATTCTTCTGAAGGAGAAAGAACTGGGTGAAACTACTTGCCTGTTAACCAAT TTTCAGGTCTCTCTAGAAAGCCATCACTGCACACTGGAGCAGAGAAAGGAGGGCGAGCAGGCAATGCAGGAGAGGAACAGAAACCACAGGCTAGGAGATGTTATCCTGGAGGAGGAATCAATAGGAAGGGAGGAAGACGAGCTGAACACAGAACAGAAGGATGAAGTAGACACAAAGCAGGAGGCTGGCCATGATGAAGAGGAGCA GACTTGTGGCTGCTCTACTGCTCTGTGGCAGTGGgcctggagacagagagaatag
- the LOC125300959 gene encoding uncharacterized protein LOC125300959 isoform X1: MPLRSRKPNQCAAAQAFFQTIHNMHMEICALVRRGHLFRVTSDGEEENARLYKRSSQLDKELFLEERAVRAAQLWVAANEARLPQLENIILLKEKELGETTCLLTNVISQTDELKEQLKIALEGMRFQVSLESHHCTLEQRKEGEQAMQERNRNHRLGDVILEEESIGREEDELNTEQKDEVDTKQEAGHDEEEQTCGCSTALWQWAWRQRE, from the exons ATGCCACTCCGCTCAAGAAAGCCAAATCAGTGCGCAGCTGCCCAGGCCTTTTTCCAGACGATTCACAACATGCACATGGAGATCTGCGCTCTGGTAAGAAGAGGACACTTATTCCGTGTCACGTCAGATGGG GAGGAAGAAAATGCCAGGTTGTATAAAAGGAGTTCCCAACTGGATAAAGAG ttgttTCTGGAGGAGAGAGCAGTTAGAGCAGCTCAACTCTGGGTAGCGGCGAATGAAGCTCGGCTTCCCCAACTAGAA AATATTATTCTTCTGAAGGAGAAAGAACTGGGTGAAACTACTTGCCTGTTAACCAAT GTAATTTCTCAGACTGATGAACTGAAGGAACAACTGAAAATTGCTCTCGAGGGGATGCGG TTTCAGGTCTCTCTAGAAAGCCATCACTGCACACTGGAGCAGAGAAAGGAGGGCGAGCAGGCAATGCAGGAGAGGAACAGAAACCACAGGCTAGGAGATGTTATCCTGGAGGAGGAATCAATAGGAAGGGAGGAAGACGAGCTGAACACAGAACAGAAGGATGAAGTAGACACAAAGCAGGAGGCTGGCCATGATGAAGAGGAGCA GACTTGTGGCTGCTCTACTGCTCTGTGGCAGTGGgcctggagacagagagaatag
- the LOC125300959 gene encoding uncharacterized protein LOC125300959 isoform X4, translated as MPLRSRKPNQCAAAQAFFQTIHNMHMEICALVRRGHLFRVTSDGEEENARLYKRSSQLDKELFLEERAVRAAQLWVAANEARLPQLENIILLKEKELGETTCLLTNVSLESHHCTLEQRKEGEQAMQERNRNHRLGDVILEEESIGREEDELNTEQKDEVDTKQEAGHDEEEQTCGCSTALWQWAWRQRE; from the exons ATGCCACTCCGCTCAAGAAAGCCAAATCAGTGCGCAGCTGCCCAGGCCTTTTTCCAGACGATTCACAACATGCACATGGAGATCTGCGCTCTGGTAAGAAGAGGACACTTATTCCGTGTCACGTCAGATGGG GAGGAAGAAAATGCCAGGTTGTATAAAAGGAGTTCCCAACTGGATAAAGAG ttgttTCTGGAGGAGAGAGCAGTTAGAGCAGCTCAACTCTGGGTAGCGGCGAATGAAGCTCGGCTTCCCCAACTAGAA AATATTATTCTTCTGAAGGAGAAAGAACTGGGTGAAACTACTTGCCTGTTAACCAAT GTCTCTCTAGAAAGCCATCACTGCACACTGGAGCAGAGAAAGGAGGGCGAGCAGGCAATGCAGGAGAGGAACAGAAACCACAGGCTAGGAGATGTTATCCTGGAGGAGGAATCAATAGGAAGGGAGGAAGACGAGCTGAACACAGAACAGAAGGATGAAGTAGACACAAAGCAGGAGGCTGGCCATGATGAAGAGGAGCA GACTTGTGGCTGCTCTACTGCTCTGTGGCAGTGGgcctggagacagagagaatag
- the LOC125300959 gene encoding uncharacterized protein LOC125300959 isoform X2: MPLRSRKPNQCAAAQAFFQTIHNMHMEICALEEENARLYKRSSQLDKELFLEERAVRAAQLWVAANEARLPQLENIILLKEKELGETTCLLTNVISQTDELKEQLKIALEGMRFQVSLESHHCTLEQRKEGEQAMQERNRNHRLGDVILEEESIGREEDELNTEQKDEVDTKQEAGHDEEEQTCGCSTALWQWAWRQRE, translated from the exons ATGCCACTCCGCTCAAGAAAGCCAAATCAGTGCGCAGCTGCCCAGGCCTTTTTCCAGACGATTCACAACATGCACATGGAGATCTGCGCTCTG GAGGAAGAAAATGCCAGGTTGTATAAAAGGAGTTCCCAACTGGATAAAGAG ttgttTCTGGAGGAGAGAGCAGTTAGAGCAGCTCAACTCTGGGTAGCGGCGAATGAAGCTCGGCTTCCCCAACTAGAA AATATTATTCTTCTGAAGGAGAAAGAACTGGGTGAAACTACTTGCCTGTTAACCAAT GTAATTTCTCAGACTGATGAACTGAAGGAACAACTGAAAATTGCTCTCGAGGGGATGCGG TTTCAGGTCTCTCTAGAAAGCCATCACTGCACACTGGAGCAGAGAAAGGAGGGCGAGCAGGCAATGCAGGAGAGGAACAGAAACCACAGGCTAGGAGATGTTATCCTGGAGGAGGAATCAATAGGAAGGGAGGAAGACGAGCTGAACACAGAACAGAAGGATGAAGTAGACACAAAGCAGGAGGCTGGCCATGATGAAGAGGAGCA GACTTGTGGCTGCTCTACTGCTCTGTGGCAGTGGgcctggagacagagagaatag